In bacterium HR17, one DNA window encodes the following:
- the gfo_4 gene encoding Glucose--fructose oxidoreductase encodes MPTVRLGFIGAGGIAGFHLQNLQRVPEAKVVAFADPNLDAAKQRAEQVGLPAREGETVFGDWQLMLERVEMDGVLVLSPHAHHFEQIVAALQRGLHVLAEKPMVVTSEQAQKVVLAARQAGKQVVVSYQRRFTPVFRFIRDQVHKGALGELTFVEAVIGQDWQQLTQGTWRQMPELSGGGMLMDSGSHMVDFVLWTVPNAPVKVSATISQCGAPVEINDIVGVQFSGGALGALIAMGNFTHFMERYTFVGTEGAMWLDRGQVVWQPMGGEQRVVEAKELPPASTPDRHFVDVVLGRVENMSPPEDAFKVVTLTTAAYQAAATGQTVAVPSLPA; translated from the coding sequence TTGCCGACAGTGCGACTGGGATTTATCGGCGCCGGGGGCATCGCCGGCTTCCATTTGCAAAATTTGCAGCGCGTTCCCGAGGCAAAAGTCGTGGCGTTTGCAGACCCCAATTTAGACGCTGCCAAGCAACGGGCAGAGCAGGTGGGGTTGCCGGCTCGGGAAGGTGAGACGGTGTTTGGCGATTGGCAACTGATGTTGGAGCGGGTGGAGATGGACGGTGTCCTCGTTCTTTCCCCCCACGCCCACCATTTTGAGCAAATCGTGGCGGCACTGCAACGGGGCTTACATGTCCTTGCGGAAAAACCGATGGTGGTGACCAGCGAACAGGCGCAAAAAGTGGTCCTCGCCGCGCGCCAAGCCGGTAAACAAGTCGTCGTCAGTTACCAACGCCGCTTCACGCCTGTTTTTCGCTTCATCCGTGACCAAGTGCACAAAGGGGCGCTGGGCGAACTGACTTTTGTGGAAGCGGTCATCGGGCAAGATTGGCAGCAACTGACGCAAGGCACTTGGCGCCAGATGCCGGAACTCAGCGGCGGCGGAATGTTGATGGACTCAGGCAGCCACATGGTGGATTTTGTGCTGTGGACGGTGCCTAACGCACCTGTCAAAGTGTCTGCGACGATCAGCCAGTGCGGGGCGCCTGTGGAAATCAACGACATCGTGGGTGTGCAGTTTTCAGGTGGGGCGTTAGGGGCGCTCATCGCGATGGGCAACTTCACCCATTTTATGGAGCGCTACACCTTTGTCGGCACCGAGGGCGCTATGTGGTTGGACAGAGGGCAAGTCGTGTGGCAGCCCATGGGCGGCGAACAGCGCGTCGTGGAAGCCAAAGAGTTGCCGCCGGCGTCTACGCCTGACCGCCATTTTGTGGATGTCGTGTTGGGGCGCGTGGAAAACATGAGCCCACCCGAGGACGCATTCAAGGTCGTTACGCTCACGACAGCGGCATATCAAGCAGCGGCGACGGGGCAAACCGTCGCGGTTCCCTCTTTGCCCGCGTAA